A single window of Aspergillus puulaauensis MK2 DNA, chromosome 5, nearly complete sequence DNA harbors:
- the PEP1_2 gene encoding pepsin-like aspartic protease (COG:O;~EggNog:ENOG410PH8I;~InterPro:IPR021109,IPR034163,IPR001461,IPR001969, IPR033121;~MEROPS:MER0001437;~PFAM:PF00026;~SECRETED:SignalP(1-20);~go_function: GO:0004190 - aspartic-type endopeptidase activity [Evidence IEA];~go_process: GO:0006508 - proteolysis [Evidence IEA]) has translation MVVFSKVTTIALGLSTVASALPGVKPRKCFTVNQVVAPKSAPKPINIPGVYASALGKYGATVPQHVKDAAGSGSVIANPEEEDSQYLTPVTVGGKVLNLDFDTGSADLWVFSTELPASEQSGHSTYKPAGNSTKLDGYTWEISYGDGSGASGDVYKDTVSVGSITARGQAVESAKKISEQFVQTRNNDGLLGLAFSAINTVQPKPQKTFFDTVKGELDAPLFAVALKHHAPGAYDFGFIDKKKYNGSIAYADVDSSDGFWKFTADSYGVGDGDSNSSSSLTGIADTGTTLMMLDDEVVSAYYDKVSSAKNDQQAGGWVFPCDTDVPAFTLTIGNYVAVVPGKHINWAPLTEGSETCFGGIQSNQGLGFSILGDVFLKSQYVIFDSRGPKLGFAPQA, from the exons ATGGTCGTCTTCAGCAAAGTCACGACCATCGCCCTCGGTCTTTCCACCGTCGCGTCCGCCCTGCCAGGAGTCAAACCTCGCAAGTGCTTCACCGTCAACCAGGTCGTGGCCCCAAAGTCCGCACCCAAACCCATCAACATCCCCGGTGTTTACGCCAGTGCCCTGGGCAAGTATGGTGCCACCGTGCCGCAGCACGTCAAGGACGCAGCCGGCAGCGGCAGTGTCATCGCCAACcctgaggaggaagattccCAGTATCTGACTCCCGTTACTGTCGGGGGCAAAGTTCTGAACTTGGACTTTGACACCGGCTCCGCGGATCT CTGGGTCTTCTCGACTGAGCTCCCCGCCTCAGAGCAATCTGGCCACAGCACGTACAAGCCCGCTGGTAACTCCACCAAGCTAGACGGGTACACCTGGGAGATCTCCTACGGAGACGGCAGTGGTGCCAGCGGTGATGTCTACAAGGACACCGTCTCTGTAGGCAGCATCACCGCACGAGGCCAGGCCGTTGAATCGGCCAAGAAGATCAGCGAGCAGTTTGTGCAGACTCGCAACAACGACGGTCTGCTAGGGCTGGCCTTTAGCGCTATCAACACTG TCCAACCCAAGCCCCAGAAAACATTCTTCGATACTGTTAAGGGGGAATTGGACGCTCCCCTTTTCGCCGTCGCTCTGAAACACCACGCGCCTGGGGCCTATGATTTCGGCTTCATCGATAAGAAGAAGTACAACGGATCTATCGCGTACGCTGATGTCGACAGCAGCGATGGATTCTGGAAGTTCACCGCTGATAGCTACGGCGTCGGTGATGGCGACAgcaactcctccagctctctcACCGGTATTGCTG ACACCGGGACCACCCTGATGATGCTCGACGACGAGGTCGTCTCAGCCTACTACGACAAAGTCTCCTCCGCCAAAAACGACCAACAAGCCGGCGGCTGGGTGTTCCCCTGCGACACCGACGTGCCCGCCTTCACCCTCACTATCGGCAACTACGTCGCTGTTGTCCCGGGCAAGCATATCAACTGGGCGCCGCTCACTGAGGGCAGCGAGACTTGCTTTGGTGGCATCCAGAGTAACCAGGGCTTGGGGTTTTCGATTCTTGGTGATGTTTTCCTGAAGAGTCAGTATGTTATTTTTGATTCGAGGGGGCCGAAGTTGGGGTTTGCGCCTCAGGCTTAG